Proteins from a single region of Trypanosoma brucei brucei TREU927 chromosome 7, complete sequence:
- a CDS encoding NADH-cytochrome b5 reductase, putative (similar to NADH-cytochrome b5 reductase precursor (EC 1.6.2.2) (P34/P32). (Swiss-Prot:P36060) [Saccharomyces cerevisiae]): MKVFAAAAVTGMVASGYFKVDRAVEAKAAAKSPFSQSVYHSYKLVCVQDESHDTKIFTFALPEKDMELNFEAPSCITLRYVDDKGKEVVRPYTPLNLESDKGSFELLVKSYPNSRMGSHLHNMKVGDSIEVQGPWKTMDIKSGQYEHIGMLAGGTGVTPMYQIARNFLGRPSNTTKFSLVCSNHSKAEMLLADRFGQLANDNPGKLFVFHSLTSPPWYWRGYRGHITKKVIEETMPSPNCVDKAILLVSGPPGFMKTISGEKQGRSQGPLSGYLKELGYPEAMVYKF; the protein is encoded by the coding sequence ATGAAGGTAtttgcagctgctgctgttacTGGGATGGTTGCCTCTGGATATTTTAAAGTTGATCGAGCGGTTGAGGCCAAGGCTGCAGCAAAAAGTCCCTTTTCCCAGTCAGTATATCACTCGTATAAGCTGGTTTGTGTACAGGATGAATCACATGACACGAAGATTTTCACTTTCGCCCTTCCTGAAAAGGATATGGAGCTTAATTTCGAAGCGCCATCATGTATAACTCTGCGGTATGTGGACGACAAGGGGAAGGAAGTTGTGCGGCCATACACCCCTTTGAACCTGGAATCCGACAAGGGAAGTTTTGAGTTACTGGTGAAGTCATATCCCAACTCGAGGATGGGATCGCACCTTCACAACATGAAGGTCGGTGACTCGATTGAAGTTCAGGGCCCATGGAAGACAATGGATATTAAGTCTGGTCAGTATGAGCACATTGGTATGCTGGCTGGGGGTACTGGTGTTACTCCAATGTATCAAATTGCCCGTAACTTCCTCGGAAGGCCCTCTAATACGACAAAGTTCTCATTGGTTTGTTCCAACCACTCGAAGGCGGAAATGTTGTTGGCGGATCGCTTCGGTCAGTTGGCCAACGATAACCCTGGTaagctgtttgtgtttcattCGCTGACGTCACCACCTTGGTATTGGAGAGGTTACAGGGGTCATATAACGAAAAAAGTTATCGAAGAGACGATGCCCAGTCCTAACTGCGTTGACAAGGCGATATTGCTTGTTAGTGGTCCACCAGGTTTTATGAAAACAATCAGCGGAGAGAAGCAAGGGCGTTCACAAGGTCCTCTTAGTGGGTATCTGAAGGAATTGGGCTACCCAGAGGCTATGGTTTACAAGTTTTGA
- a CDS encoding NADH-cytochrome b5 reductase, putative, with amino-acid sequence MKALFASAVGAFASSWYNFSSVNCAASKSPFSHVDFRQYTLMNFYDESHDTRVFRFALPEADMSLNLEVLSFVELRHVGKDGSVLVRPFAPINSSNQRGYFEILVKNYQNSKVGNYLFSLKKGDAAEFKGPFVRVPIKSNRYKKIGILASDTGIAPVYQVARNVLRAPNNKTEISLIYENTRKEDVLLGNELNELMQTYPLFSPYFVLSKAPSDWMGGVGHITKEMVKALMPAPNRVGDSIILVSGPPPFLDSISGNKENGTSPAEQGDLKGVLSELGYIQKMVFKI; translated from the coding sequence ATGAAAGCTCTGTTTGCCTCCGCAGTGGGTGCTTTTGCATCAAGTTGGTATAACTTTAGTTCAGTGAACTGTGCAGCTTCGAAAAGTCCGTTTTCACATGTGGATTTCCGTCAATATACACTGATGAACTTTTATGATGAGTCACACGATACGAGAGTATTTCGTTTCGCGTTACCGGAGGCCGACATGTCTTTGAACCTTGAGGTATTGTCATTCGTGGAACTGCGGCACGTCGGTAAAGATGGTAGTGTTCTTGTGCGTCCTTTTGCGCCCATCAACAGTAGTAATCAGCGTGGTTACTTTGAAATATTAGTGAAAAATTACCAGAATTCGAAAGTGGGaaattatcttttttcccttaaGAAAGGGGACGCTGCGGAGTTCAAGGGACCGTTCGTGCGAGTACCAATAAAATCCAATCGATATAAAAAGATTGGCATATTAGCGAGTGATACTGGTATCGCCCCCGTTTATCAGGTCGCCAGGAATGTATTACGGGCACcgaataacaaaacagaaatttCACTGATTTATGAAAATACTCGCAAAGAGGACGTTCTTTTGGGAAATGAACTGAATGAGCTAATGCAGACATACCCACTTTTTTCGCCATACTTTGTTTTATCCAAGGCGCCTTCGGACTGGATGGGTGGGGTCGGACACATTACCAAGGAAATGGTCAAAGCGCTGATGCCAGCGCCAAACCGTGTCGGGGATTCTATCATACTTGTCTCTGGGCCGCCTCCATTCTTGGATTCAATATCGGGGAATAAAGAGAATGGTACCAGCCCGGCCGAGCAGGGTGACCTCAAAGGTGTATTAAGTGAACTTGGTTACATACAGAAAATGGTGTTTAAAATTTAG
- a CDS encoding hypothetical protein, conserved (similar to Ligatin (Hepatocellular carcinoma-associated antigen 56). (Swiss-Prot:P41214) [Homo sapiens]): MFHKKYVVKGQVSVSKKESKCLWDNIYGIVGEDNLSCLDSFWRRNDSVVRTLWEFSGGGSAVLYSINKVPLVISVNRLSEDADSVCLENQFTIVPTLFMLSLMRCYYKKEDTDFGSLFGARVFCHGPTSRFILSGAHLMLPGIIERRTQTDTPVRKGDLVFIYSLGNLFPYAVGLATDGLAGSNQRGKGVYVIHSYKDGLWNLCFDAFHEYCSSSISVVPSTFRDSEVVEIVSSQMHPVCERTRGETSLNGEADLTDDAAGASCEDERVMKAALSLLEDEDNVLDFALCEAIRELNVSALPLPVGEFVPLLLSNYPRFPNVQMRFDFKGTKYRKALSYLTVRDETLIISEEKKGEHFIVSVNKKSDLYRTHRRSYADFLKLFHIPLKEEERLVLEQQALRGGVKKGLQRRIKSVEALYSPRGRSLLNIQLFLCTGILLEQGGVVSGTVNGSSDKFDNHKGSGDDDEYLDDLYSKKQLCDMLRSYISSKNILNISGDRSGIPCVLLDEFLGPLVRGSVKEIPITELEELILQKLFVPVHKITLETSAVITGGSSSAPTVTQLTKRGTLPKVLIYTEKRSGNKIVTAVKHLDDFGFDLFSLSNKWKHQFSTSCSIFDPSKGMQNLKPGTKIALEVHLGGNWLVKLKKLLEVELGFPHHLIAERCA, translated from the coding sequence ATGTTTCACAAGAAATATGTCGTGAAAGGGCAAGTTTCTGTAAGTAAGAAAGAGTCCAAATGTTTATGGGATAATATCTATGGCATTGTCGGGGAAGATAACTTAAGTTGTCTTGATTCTTTTTGGAGGAGGAATGACTCCGTCGTCCGCACCCTCTGGGAGTTTTCAGGTGGCGGTTCCGCAGTACTCTACTCGATTAACAAGGTACCGTTGGTGATATCGGTAAATCGTTTGTCTGAGGATGCGGATAGCGTTTGTTTGGAAAATCAATTTACTATCGTACCTACACTGTTCATGCTGTCGTTGATGAGGTGTTattacaaaaaagaagacaccGACTTTGGTTCCCTCTTTGGTGCGCGGGTTTTCTGTCACGGACCAACGTCCAGATTTATACTTTCTGGGGCGCATTTGATGTTACCAGGAATTATTGAAAGGAGAACCCAGACCGATACACCTGTCCGCAAAGGTGAtcttgtatttatttattctctTGGCAACCTCTTTCCATACGCTGTTGGATTGGCAACGGATGGTCTGGCAGGCTCTAATCAACGAGGAAAGGGTGTGTACGTTATTCACTCATACAAGGATGGCTTGTGGAATTTGTGCTTCGATGCATTTCATGAGTATTGCTCTTCTTCAATATCTGTTGTTCCTTCAACATTTCGTGATTCTGAGGTGGTTGAAATCGTATCTTCTCAAATGCACCCTGTCTGTGAGAGAACTAGAGGGGAAACCAGTCTCAACGGAGAGGCCGACTTGACAGATGACGCAGCGGGCGCTTCCTGTGAGGATGAGCGTGTAATGAAAGCTGCTTTGAGTTTACTGGAGGATGAGGATAATGTACTAGATTTTGCACTTTGTGAGGCGATAAGGGAGCTCAACGTGTCAGCGCTTCCCCTGCCCGTTGGCGAGTTTGTGCCCCTGTTGCTCTCGAACTATCCAAGATTTCCGAATGTGCAAATGCGTTTCGACTTTAAAGGGACAAAATACAGGAAAGCACTGTCTTATTTAACAGTGAGAGATGAAACCTTGATAATTTCCGAAGAGAAGAAGGGAGAACATTTTATCGTTTccgtaaataaaaagagtgatCTCTATCGAACCCACAGACGAAGTTATGCTGATTTTTTGAAACTTTTTCATATACcgttgaaggaggaggaacgtCTAGTGCTGGAACAACAAGCGCTTAGAGGTGGCGTAAAGAAGGGGCTTCAGCGTCGTATCAAATCGGTAGAAGCTCTTTATTCTCCGAGGGGAAGAAGTTTGTTGAACATACAACTTTTCTTGTGCACTGGGATCCTTCTTGAACAAGGTGGTGTTGTTTCCGGAACAGTCAATGGATCGTCGGATAAATTTGATAATCATAAAGGTagcggtgatgatgatgaatatCTAGATGACTTGTACTCGAAGAAACAGTTATGCGATATGCTGAGAAGTTACATTTCAtctaaaaatattttaaacaTCTCGGGGGATCGATCAGGGATTCCTTGTGTGTTGCTAGATGAGTTTCTTGGACCTTTGGTTAGGGGCTCTGTCAAAGAAATTCCGATTACTGAGCTGGAAGAGCTAATTTTGCAGAAACTCTTCGTGCCTGTTCATAAAATAACTCTTGAGACGAGTGCGGTTATCACTGGCGGATCGTCGTCAGCCCCTACAGTTACTCAGCTTACTAAGAGAGGTACACTACCCAAGGTCTTAATATACACCGAAAAACGCTCTGGAAACAAGATAGTAACTGCAGTTAAACACCTTGACGATTTTGGTTTTgatcttttttctctttcaaaTAAGTGGAAACATCAGTTTTCTACTTCTTGTAGTATTTTTGACCCGTCCAAAGGAATGCAAAATTTGAAACCAGGGACAAAAATAGCCTTGGAGGTTCACCTTGGAGGCAACTGGCTGGTAAAACTAAAAAAGCTTCTGGAAGTTGAGTTAGGTTTCCCCCATCATTTAATAGCTGAACGCTGTGCATGA